In a single window of the Enoplosus armatus isolate fEnoArm2 chromosome 15, fEnoArm2.hap1, whole genome shotgun sequence genome:
- the LOC139297529 gene encoding interferon-inducible GTPase 5-like — protein MATDDPCDFLEDKELLEEMKEAMNKSHAEGAAKIQEYLERQNNIPLNIGITGETGSGKSTFVNAFRGVDNKDEGAAPTGAVETTMEPTAYPHPNYPNVLLWDLPGVGTIKFPADEYLKHVEFEKFDFFIIISDTRFRENDVKLAQEIERMGKKFYFVRSKIDHNLCDEKESQREFNEERTLAQIRENCIQGLEKQGVKSPQVFLVSSRRLHLYDFKRLEETLERELPAHKRNALLFAMPNINLEIINKKKKALQAGIKYRGFVSAVIASAPVAGLSFATDVTMLADAVQMYQVTFGLDRKSLQNLAHSASVPLDDLIAVMTSPLAGKEISKELIVKLLALSAGEVTLMAAEEGSRFIPLFGIPIAMSFSFLSTYRVLNTFLDMLAEDAQRVFKRALGLNTSV, from the exons ATGGCCACGGATGATCCATGTGACTTCTTAGAAGACAAGGAACTGttggaagaaatgaaagaagcaATGAATAAGAGTCATGCTGAAGGAGCTGCAAAGATCCAGGAGTATTTGGAGCGGCAGAATAATATTCCACTAAATATTGGCATCACAGGAGAGACAGGCTCTGGTAAATCCACCTTTGTTAATGCCTTTAGAGGAGTAGACAACAAGGACGAGGGAGCCGCTCCTACTGGTGCTGTAGAAACCACCATGGAGCCTACAGCATACCCCCACCCAAACTATCCCAATGTCTTACTATGGGATCTTCCTGGCGTGGGCACCATCAAATTTCCAGCTGACGAGTACCTGAAGCATGTTGaatttgaaaagtttgacttcttcatcatcatctcagacACTCGCTTcagagaaaatgatgtgaaGCTCGCTCAGGAGATTGAAAGGATGGGGAAGAAGTTCTACTTTGTTCGCTCCAAGATTGACCATAACTTATGTGatgagaaagaaagtcagaggGAGTTCAACGAAGAAAGGACTCTTGCACAAATCAGGGAAAACTGCATTCAAG GTCTTGAAAAACAAGGTGTAAAGTCTCCACAAGTCTTCCTGGTGTCCAGCCGTCGTCTCCACTTGTATGATTTCAAACGGTTGGAGGAGACCTTAGAGAGAGAACTTCCTGCACACAAGAGGAATGCTCTGCTGTTTGCCATGCCCAATATTAACCTGGAGATCatcaacaagaagaaaaaggctTTACAAGCAGGAATAAAGTACCGCGGCTTTGTTTCTGCAGTCATAGCATCTGCACCAGTTGCTGGGCTCTCTTTTGCTACTGATGTAACCATGCTGGCTGATGCCGTCCAAATGTACCAAGTTACTTTTGGTCTTGATCGCAAGTCACTGCAGAATCTTGCTCATAGTGCAAGTGTGCCTTTGGATGATCTTATAGCCGTGATGACATCCCCACTGGCTGGAAAGGAAATAAGCAAAGAGCTTATCGTGAAGTTACTGGCCTTGTCTGCAGGTGAAGTTACATTaatggcagcagaggaagggTCCAGATTTATTCCATTATTTGGAATCCCAATAGCCATGAGCTTCTCTTTTTTGTCCACATACAGAGTTCTCAATACCTTCCTCGACATGCTTGCTGAGGATGCACAGAGGGTGTTTAAAAGGGCCCTGGGCTTGAACACCTCAGTGTGA